A genome region from Choloepus didactylus isolate mChoDid1 chromosome 12, mChoDid1.pri, whole genome shotgun sequence includes the following:
- the LOC119507214 gene encoding 28S ribosomal protein S17, mitochondrial, with product MSIARSSVHAKWIVGKVIGTAMQKTAKVRVTRLVLDNYLLKYFNKRKTYFAHDALQQCTVGDIVLLKALPVPRTKHVKHELAEIVFKVGKVIDPVTGKPCAGTTYLESPVSLETSHQSKDLKELSSSSAQ from the coding sequence ATGTCAATAGCTCGATCTTCTGTCCATGCCAAATGGATTGTGGGAAAGGTTATTGGGACAGCAATGCAAAAAACTGCTAAAGTGAGAGTGACCAGGCTTGTTCTGGATAACTATTTGTTAAAGTATTTTAACAAGAGGAAAACCTACTTTGCTCATGATGCTCTCCAGCAGTGCACGGTTGGGGATATTGTGCTTCTTAAAGCATTACCTGTTCCACGAACGAAGCATGTGAAGCATGAACTAGCTGAAATCGTTTTCAAAGTGGGAAAAGTCATAGATCCAGTGACAGGAAAACCCTGTGCAGGAACCACATACCTGGAAAGTCCAGTCAGTTTGGAAACCAGCCACCAAAGCAAAGATCTGAAAGAACTTAGTAGCTCTTCAGCACAATAG